From a region of the Tachysurus fulvidraco isolate hzauxx_2018 chromosome 5, HZAU_PFXX_2.0, whole genome shotgun sequence genome:
- the LOC113643141 gene encoding calglandulin-like, which produces MTGSEHLLNDSFKAPSLLQQNNTQKLPVFDPDKMASKLTPEQITEYKGVFEMFDEEGNGDVKTQELERLMSLMGINPTKRELSQMAKNVDKDGKGTFNCDRFLGLMALYHERAKNQDAELRAAFKVFDKEAKGYIDWNTLKYVLMNAGEALSEEEAEQMMKEADKDGDGTIDYEEFVAMMTGDSFKMT; this is translated from the exons atgactgggtcagagcatctcctaAATGACAG TTTTAAGGCTCCATCGCTACTCCAGCAGAACAACACACAGAAGCTACCAGTGTTTGATCCGGACAAAATG GCAAGCAAACTGACTCCAGAACAGATCACAGAGTATAAAGGTGTATTTGAAATGTTTGATGAGGAGGGGAATGGGGACGTGAAGACACAGGAGCTGGAGAGGCTGATGAGTTTGATGGGAATCAACCCAACAAAGAGGGAGCTGAGTCAAATGGCCAAAAATGTAGATAAAGACG GCAAAGGCACCTTTAACTGTGACAGGTTTCTGGGTCTTATGGCTCTTTACCATGAGAGAGCTAAAAACCAAGATGCTGAGCTTCGAGCTGCATTTAAAGTGTTTGATAAGGAGGCCAAGGGCTACATTGACTGGAATACACTCAA GTATGTGTTGATGAATGCTGGTGAAGCTCTCagtgaagaagaagcagaacagATGATGAAGGAGGCTGACAAAGATGGAGATGGAACCATTGATTATGAGG AATTTGTTGCCATGATGACTGGAGACTCTTTCAAGATGACTTGA